The following are from one region of the Candidatus Methanosuratincola sp. genome:
- a CDS encoding FKBP-type peptidyl-prolyl cis-trans isomerase: MAIKSGDFVLIDYLLKVKETGEIFDVTMEDQAKENNAYAPDQIYEPRLVAVGQGWTIKGIDEALIGMEEGGEKEFEIPPEKAFGERDPAKVRIIPARDLTRQGVTPKAGARIEVGGSLATIRSVGSGRVTIDFNHPLAGRALQAKVYVRKVIEDQAEKIRELIHRRVRNVPKEKFLITSLGNIITIEMPEESFVLEDIQFAKKGLAREISKYFPEATSVQFIETYVLKSPKPEAATEPAKEAAPSSPEASEGPKTGEGTTKE; the protein is encoded by the coding sequence ATGGCTATTAAGAGTGGAGATTTCGTACTCATAGACTATCTCCTCAAGGTGAAGGAGACCGGGGAGATCTTCGATGTCACGATGGAGGATCAGGCAAAGGAGAACAACGCTTACGCCCCTGACCAGATCTACGAGCCCAGGCTTGTTGCAGTAGGGCAGGGCTGGACTATTAAGGGCATAGACGAGGCCCTCATCGGGATGGAGGAGGGTGGAGAGAAAGAGTTCGAGATCCCTCCGGAGAAGGCATTCGGGGAGAGGGACCCGGCGAAGGTGAGGATCATCCCTGCCCGCGACTTGACCCGGCAGGGCGTGACTCCGAAGGCCGGTGCACGGATAGAGGTTGGAGGTTCGCTCGCGACGATCAGGAGTGTTGGGAGCGGGCGTGTCACGATCGATTTCAACCACCCGCTGGCGGGTAGGGCGCTGCAGGCAAAGGTCTACGTCAGGAAGGTGATCGAGGACCAGGCGGAGAAGATCCGGGAGCTGATCCACAGGAGGGTCCGGAACGTACCGAAGGAGAAGTTCCTCATAACCAGCCTTGGAAATATCATAACGATCGAGATGCCCGAGGAGTCGTTCGTGCTCGAGGACATACAGTTCGCAAAGAAGGGGCTTGCACGGGAGATATCCAAATACTTCCCCGAGGCGACAAGCGTCCAGTTCATAGAGACGTATGTCCTCAAGTCGCCAAAGCCGGAAGCTGCGACTGAACCTGCAAAAGAGGCAGCACCCAGCTCACCAGAGGCATCCGAAGGGCCGAAGACAGGCGAGGGCACAACAAAAGAGTGA